In the Colletotrichum higginsianum IMI 349063 chromosome 7 map unlocalized unitig_7, whole genome shotgun sequence genome, one interval contains:
- a CDS encoding nucleoporin protein Ndc1-Nup: MAPATVRRAPYKDFLQPALQRRFSSTATILLGLSYLQSVLLSGWTSYFWSWFPIGPAGFRTLFLFTCGLSILVLRIAQYHVGARASNSTFHAFTKYFFSIHTLEAFLFYSFSSALFSHVYLWSLPDSANLGWVTYYSGGNRTRVNERTLGFFTYMAVSAVAQAFFHFYHDSDRLIINVSRPEGSDIKASGDASLNKVLGEVPAILIQSGVRCLSVAPIAAIVHMTVLRSFVWGWALFFLRPFYNIPKSNMLPPTQPWDLPLIFRCVMAGLLINIVWKTANHAFSTFMVKPPLKNGKPLTSESKDPNGSLLNGLKSKKDQIRCFALWELAYIARNDEGRRKAIFQDIDRKDGSTWSHIFVHCISVIKTIESRIDEYGKPAVVPAAPVQPEEVRARSSAPLKEDPIFQSKTVNRTMRGEVEKALTQVGRHPGNSPVSQLSPIAKKTLRGARDKVLSKEQQEALSSPQLKSQLQTWALKVISNEYVGWMFRQQFRNRLTAVVLGTPYSELSQYVNATDVLSLLAVNSLVEDPFGRVHKDIPTIVRTFTTVISKIEAFKANFPIHWTDVEQDRATPEVDVLITSLKTGLGQVIAEFEPYSSDLRLTRTDIRLAKEAAALQDLPREDRTRLPEMQQTR; the protein is encoded by the exons ATGGCACCGGCAACAGTCAGAAGGGCTCCTTATAAGGACTTTCTGCAGCCTGCGCTGCAAAGGCGATTTTCTTCCACGGCGACCATTCTTCTAGGTCTATCTTATTTGCAATCCGTCTTGCTCTCCGGCTGGACCTCTT ATTTCTGGTCTTGGTTTCCCATTGGCCCCGCTGGCTTCCGAACATTATTCCTCTTCACCTGCGGCCTGTCGATTCTGGTCTTGCGTATTGCGCAGTACCACGTCGGTGCCCGCGCCTCCAACTCGACCTTCCACGCGTTCACGAAGTACTTCTTCAGCATACATACCCTCGAGGCATTTCTCTTCTACAGCTTTTCGAGCGCGCTGTTCAGCCATGTCTACCTGTGGTCCCTACCGGACAGCGCAAACTTGGGATGGGTCACGTACTATAGTGGGGGCAACCGCACCAGGGTGAACGAGAGAACGTTGGGCTTCTTCACCTATATGGCTGTCAGTGCCGTGGCCCAGGCGTTCTTCCACTTCTACCACGACAGCGACCGGCTCATCATTAACGTGTCGAGACCCGAAGGAAGTGACATCAAGGCCTCGGGAGATGCTTCGCTGAATAAGGTCTTGGGCGAAGTACCTGCCATTCTTATTCAGTCTGGGGTACGCTGCCTCAGCGTCGctcccatcgccgccatAGTCCACATGACGGTTTTGCGATCGTTCGTCTGGGGATGGGCCTTGTTTTTCTTGCGGCCTTTCTACAACATTCCCAAATCAAACATGCTACCGCCCACCCAGCCCTGGGACTTGCCACTGATCTTCCGTTGCGTCATGGCTGGGCTTTTGATCAACATTGTCTGGAAGACGGCGAACCATGCTTTCTCGACTTTCATGGTCAAGCCCCCACTTAAGAATGGCAAGCCTCTCACGAGCGAATCCAAGGATCCGAATGGCAGTCTTCTCAACGGACTCAAGAGCAAGAAAGACCAGATTCGG TGCTTTGCCCTCTGGGAACTAGCGTACATCGCTCGTAATGACGAAGGCAGACGCAAGGCCATCTTCCAGGACATCGATAGGAAAGATGGATCTACCTGGTCACATATATTCGTTCACTGCATCAGCGTCATCAAGACAATCGAGAGCAGGATCGATGAATACGGAAAGCCTGCGGTCGTGCCAGCCGCTCCTGTCCAGCCTGAGGAAGTGCGGGCTCGGTCATCGGCTCCTTTGAAGGAGGACCCGATCTTCCAGAGCAAGACAGTAAACAGAACGATGCGTGGCGAGGTGGAGAAGGCTCTCACCCAGGTCGGACGCCATCCCGGCAACTCGCCGGTGTCACAGCTGAGCCCCATCGCGAAGAAGACGCTCCGAGGAGCCCGTGACAAGGTCTTGAgcaaggagcagcaggaggcgTTGTCGTCCCCTCAACTGAAGAGCCAACTCCAGACGTGGGCTCTGAAGGTTATCAGTAACGAGTACGTCGGTTGGATGTTCCGTCAGCAGTTCCGGAACCGCCTTACCGCCGTTGTTCTCGGAACACCGTATTCGGAGCTGAGTCAATATGTCAACGCCACCGACGTGCTTAGCCTGCTGGCTGTCAACAGTCTGGTGGAGGATCCGTTTGGCAGGGTCCACAAGGACATTCCCACCATCGTCCGGACTTTCACCACTGTCATCAGCAAGATCGAGGCGTTCAAGGCCAACTTTCCTATCCATTGGACCGATGTGGAACAGGACAGGGCCACGCCAGAGGTGGATGTTTTGATTACAAGCTTGAAAACGGGTCTAGGACAGGTGATTGCGGAGTTTGAACCGTACAGCAGCGACTTGAGGTTGACTCGCACGGATATAAGACTGGCGAAGGAGGCCGCAGCCCTACAAGATCTCCCAAGAGAGGACAGAACTCGACTTCCCGAGATGCAGCAGACACGCTAG
- a CDS encoding Alpha-1,2-mannosyltransferase alg-11: MPETCSAPSGQKPFSFGIDPWTLAYVIVPAIALAPIAAFIMFPLIMRGLGSLLGLYLRKKTEGRRAQLLELMNAEQQSFKQASKKGAASSKKNVQAQASGSSEKNDAGWAGVVGFFHPFCNAGGGGERVLWAAIKTTQERYPNALCVVYTGDHEVNKQAMLARVKTRFNIDLHPPSVNFLYLSTRHLVLASTWPHFTLLGQSLGSVVLAWDAFQLLVPDIFIDTMGYAFSLGLSKLLFRRVPTCAYVHYPTISTDMLESLDPKSTTGTQGVNAGKGVGIRGKVKKFYWKMFAALYSRVGSTVDVVMTNSTWTQGHVQRLWGPYRQAKARNYPIAVNYPPCAVEELEEAVEVSEASEKKREKALVYIAQFRPEKNHTLIIQSFAEFLNTKSEAAKDAKLVLIGSVRDDHDSKRVYTLRLLVNELGIKDRVEFHLDASWPEILDWLQRASVGVNGMWNEHFGIGVVEYQAAGLISVVHDSGGPKLDIVIKIDGEPTGFHATNVTEFAEGYEKALSIKDALPVRLRARQSAKRFTESEFDQKWIAQMEKLVALTA; this comes from the exons ATGCCCGAAACCTGCTCAGCGCCGTCTGGGCAGAAGCCCTTCTCCTTTGGCATCGATCCCTGGACCCTCGCCTATGTCATTGTGCCGGCCATAGCCTTAGCCCCGATAGCAGCCTTTATTATGTTCCCCCTCATTATGAGAGGACTCGGGTCCCTCTTGGGATTATACCTGCGGAAGAAAACAGAGGGAAGGAGAGCTCAGCTCTTGGAGCTCATGAACGCAGAGCAGCAGTCCTTCAAGCAAGCATCCAAGAAGGGTGCGGCAAGCAGCAAGAAAAATGTGCAGGCACAAGCTTCAGGAAGCTCTGAGAAGAATGACGCAGGCTGGGCCGGAGTCGTTGGCTTCTTCCATCCTTTCTG CAATGCCGGTGGGGGTGGAGAGCGAGTCCTCTGGGCTGCAATCAAAACCACCCAGGAGCGCTATCCAAACGCACTCTGCGTTGTCTATACTGGTGATCATGAAGTAAACAAGCAGGCCATGCTTGCGCGCGTCAAG ACGCGGTTCAACATCGACCTGCACCCTCCTTCTGTCAACTTTCTCTACCTGAGCACGCGACACCTTGTGCTGGCCTCAACATGGCCTCACTTTACACTTCTTGGACAGTCGCTTGGATCTGTGGTTTTGGCTTGGGATGCCTTCCAGCTCCTGGTCCCAGACATCTTTATTGACACCATGGGCTATGCCTTCTCCCTGGGTCTGTCCAAGCTTCTCTTCCGGAGAGTCCCTACTTGTGCCTATGTGCACTATCCCACTATCTCAACCGACATGTTGGAGTCGCTTGACCCCAAGTCCACAACCGGAACACAGGGCGTCAATGCTGGCAAGGGCGTTGGTATCCGTGGCAAGGTCAAGAAGTTTTACTGGAAGATGTTTGCAGCCCTTTACTCTCGGGTTGGGTCCACTGTGGATGTGGTCATGACGAACTCGACCTGGACCCAGGGCCATGTCCAGAGACTCTGGGGCCCTTACCGTCAGGCTAAGGCTAGAAACTACCCCATCGCCGTCAACTACCCGCCttgcgccgtcgaggagcttgaagaggccgtcgaggtctcCGAGGCcagcgagaagaagcgcgagAAGGCACTGGTCTACATCGCTCAGTTCCGCCCCGAGAAAAACCACACTCTCATCATCCAGTCTTTCGCCGAGTTCCTCAATACCAAGTCCGAAGCCGCAAAGGATGCGAAGCTTGTTCTCATTGGTAGCGTCAGAGATGATCACGACTCGAAGAGGGTGTATACGTTGCGCCTTTTGGTTAACGAACTCGGCATTAAGGACAGAGTCGAGTTCCATCTGGACGCTTCGTGGCCCGAGATCCTCGACTGGCTGCAGAGAGCCTCGGTGGGTGTCAACGGCATGTGGAACGAGCACTTTGGCATTGGCGTGGTCGAGTAccaggccgccggcctgaTCTCTGTCGTCCACGATAGCGGTGGTCCCAAgctcgacatcgtcatcaagATTGACGGTGAGCCGACGG GTTTCCACGCCACGAATGTCACGGAGTTCGCCGAGGGCTACGAAAAGGCTCTTTCCATCAAGGATGCGCTCCCCGTCCGTCTGCGGGCGCGCCAGTCGGCTAAGCGATTCACCGAGAGTGAATTCGACCAAAAATGGATTGCCCAGATGGAGAAGCTGGTAGCCCTGACGGCCTAG
- a CDS encoding Actin cytoskeleton organization protein: MAAVTQATAPKTAPSREDETLLVLARLMEGGQEDDETIRDLDQLTKLLNEDTQLIQAKAGAPTICKLIDGDCVDTVLTYLDMRQPEIVRAHAVIATSAYLKAAGDDGAKKLSGFFFDKIKRGTYDDYIVAFCVAAATFPVVPDLTAELFLSEGFLSSLGPLMRRKWKSRKVETACLEMLNAACMNSQCRDAVNKYCTEWLEEVVDQDPDQIAKEMQQDPEYSAKEGSITMRKHSEQVQNLAAVILAKLRNEGSALRTGAE, encoded by the exons atggccgccgtcacTCAAGCGACGGCTCCCAAGACAGCGCCCTCACGAGAGGATGAAACTCTCCTCGTGCTTGCGCGATTAATGGAGGGTGGACAAGAGGATGACGAAACAATTCGCGACCTCGACCAACTCACGAAGCTGCTCAATGAGGACACCCAGCTCAtccaggccaaggccggcgcccCCACGATATGCAAACTCATCGACGGTGACTGCGTCGACACCGTCCTGACGTATCTCGACATGAGACAGCCCGAGATCGTCCGCGCAcacgccgtcatcgccacgtccgcctacctcaaggccgccggcgatgatggtgccAAGAAGCTTTCTGGCTTCTTTTTCGACAAGATCAAGAGGGGCACCTATGACGACTACATCGTTGCGTTCTgcgtcgctgccgccacctTCCCCGTCGTGCCTGACCTCACGGCAGAGCTGTTTCTCAGCGAGGGCTTCTTGAGCTCCCTCGGGCCTTTGATGAGAAGGAAGTGGAAGAGCCGCAAGGTCGAGACCGCCTGCCTGGAGATGCTCAACGCCGCCTGCATGAACTCgcagtgccgcgacgctgTTAACAAGTACTGCACCGAGTGGCTCGAGGAGGTTGTCGACCAGGACCCCGACCAGATCGCCAAGGAGATGCAACAGGACCCCGAGTACTCGGCCAAGGAGGGCTCCATCACCATGCGCAAACACTCGGAGCAAGTCCAAAACCTCGCGGCCGTCATTCTAGCGAAACTGAGG AACGAAGGCAGTGCCCTCCGCACCGGCGCAGAATGA
- a CDS encoding tRNA methyltransferase: MSSNTDTPQPAQAPQQGQGHVQESEQKKWQSNNGGRPNGNKRGFQGQGQGGRGKDKQRKSKRERNITEGSSEEVLAADVQALIASRKESLPEPAAAAGAGDAGTGTGTEVKEGDAETAAETQTQPQPPSQPALPAPFTEIEVEVLALSSTGDGLAVHAGSPPTQIYVVPFVAPGDVAKVKVIRHFPAESYSMADYLSVVTPGPLRDDTRVNCKYFTQCSGCQFQMLSYDTQLAHKRTIVEKAFRNFSNLDPSLVPDVAETIGSPLQYGYRTKLTPHFDGPPGHHKRNKPRQALDRVPDIGFNVKGRRAVLDIEDCPIGTDAVRLGMKRERARIARDYGTYTKGATILLRESTKRYPKKVIGGGGDGNAAATTAEGQPETEPEPEQQQQQQPPAETPSDAIRIDTDTHTDIKTCISEPGAMSTEYIGRYLFTNPANSFFQNNNSILPTFTGYIRDRVMPPAGPNRDRIKYLIDAYSGSGLFTITLASLFRGSTGIDIAKDSIECARKNARLNDLPESQCNFMAADAPQLFAHVTYPADETVVVIDPPRKGCDNDFLSQLLRHGPRRVVYVSCNVHTQARDVGVLVRGDGGDGTRYDIESLVGFDFFPQTGHVEGVAVLNRVEKAA; the protein is encoded by the coding sequence ATGTCGTCAAATACAGACACGCCGCAGCCGGCCCAGGCACCTCAACAGGGCCAGGGTCACGTTCAGGAGTCGGAGCAGAAGAAATGGCAGAGCAACAACGGAGGCAGGCCCAACGGCAACAAGCGCGGGTTCCAGGGCCAGGGCCAAGGCGGGCGCGGCAAGGACAAGCAGCGCAAGTCGAAGCGTGAGAGGAACATCACCGAAGGGTCTTCGGAGGAGGTCTTGGCGGCCGATGTGCAAGCGCTCATCGCGTCCCGCAAAGAGTCTCTCCCCGAGCCAGCTGCGGCTGCGGGAGCGGGAGATGCGGGTACCGGTACGGGCACGGAGGTGAAGGAAGGCGATGCCGAGACCGCGGCCGAGACCCAAACCCAACCCCAACCCCCGTCACAACCCGCCCTCCCGGCCCCCTTCACCGagatcgaggtcgaggtcctcgccctctcctcgacgggcgacggcctcgccgtgcACGCAGGCTCCCCGCCCACACAAATCTACGTCGTCCCCTTCGTGGCCCCCGGCGACGTCGCAAAGGTCAAGGTCATCCGCCACTTCCCCGCCGAGTCCTACTCCATGGCCGACTACCTCTCCGTCGTCACCCCGGGCCCGCTGCGCGACGACACCCGCGTCAACTGCAAGTACTTCACCCAGTGCTCCGGCTGCCAGTTCCAGATGCTCAGCTACGACACCCAGCTCGCCCACAAGCGCACCATTGTCGAGAAGGCCTTCCGCAACTTCTCCAACCTCGACCCGTCCCTCGTCccggacgtcgccgagaccaTCGGCAGCCCGCTGCAGTACGGCTACCGCACCAAGCTCACACCGCACTTTGACGGGCCCCCGGGCCACCACAAGAGGAACAAGCCGCGCCAGGCCCTCGACCGCGTCCCCGACATCGGCTTCAACGTCAAgggccgccgcgccgtcctcgacatcgaggacTGCCCCATCGGCACCGACGCCGTCCGTCTCGGCATGAAGCGTGAGCGCGCCCGCATCGCCCGCGACTACGGCACCTACACCAAGGGCGCCACCATTCTCCTCCGCGAGAGCACGAAGCGCTACCCGAAAAaggtcatcggcggcggcggcgacggcaatgccgctgcgacgacggcggagggACAACCGGAGACGGAACCGGAAccggagcagcagcagcagcagcagcccccTGCCGAGACGCCCTCGGACGCGATCCGCATCGACACCGACACCCACACGGACATCAAGACGTGCATCTCGGAGCCGGGCGCCATGAGCACCGAGTACATCGGCCGCTACCTCTTCACCAACCCGGCCAACTCCTTCTTCCAGAATAACAACTCCATCCTGCCCACCTTCACGGGCTACATCCGTGACCGCGTCATGCCGCCCGCCGGCCCCAACCGCGACCGCATCAAGTACCTCATCGACGCCTACTCGGGCTCGGGCCTCTTCACAATCACCCTCGCCTCCCTCTTCCGCGGCAGCACGggcatcgacatcgccaaGGACTCCATCGAGTGCGCCCGCAAGAACGCCCGCCTCAACGACCTGCCCGAGTCACAGTGCAACTtcatggccgccgacgcgCCCCAGCTCTTCGCCCACGTCACCTACCCGGCCGACgagaccgtcgtcgtcatcgacccGCCCCGCAAGGGCTGCGACAACGACTTCCTCAGCCAGCTGCTGCGCCACGGGCCCAGGCGCGTCGTCTACGTGAGCTGCAACGTCCACACCCAGGCccgcgacgtcggcgtcctggttcgcggcgacggcggcgacggcacgaGGTACGACATTGAGagcctcgtcggcttcgactTCTTCCCGCAGACGGGTcacgtcgagggcgtcgccgtaTTGAACAGGGTTGAAAAGGCGGCTTAA
- a CDS encoding SNARE domain-containing protein, protein MSYDQLSSLEAGRSGRQGNYTDDPEFKQLQSQLTNKIFSLRRNIQQLTTDVNILGTKRDTPRVRERVHDHLEKTRDLCKEIGDGVKKLQTWDDLTKQQKYDQSRISTDFQNVLQEFQDIQRKALEKQRASVTAARAVSEGEGADASAGSDGRLELQQQQQQQEVSRLASQDEVDFQEALIVEREEEIRNIEQGVGDLNVLFRQVAQIVTEQGEQLTSIADNVEDVRDDTRGAQVELRQAARHQKAARNKGCCLMLILAVILTIIILAIVLD, encoded by the exons ATGTCTTATGATCAGCTATCAtccctcgaggccggccgaTCGGGCCGCCAGGGCAACTACACCGACGACCCCGAGTTCAAGCAACTCCAGTCTCAGTTGACCAACAAAATCTTCAGTCTGCGGCGCAACATCCAGCAGCTCACTACAGACGTCAACATTCTCGGAACGAAGCGCGACACCCCCCGTGTTAGGGAACGAGTCCACGACCATCTCGAGAAGACCCGCGACCTGTGCAAGGAGATTGGAGATGGAGTCAAGAAGCTCCAGACCTGGGACGACTTGACG AAACAACAAAAGTACGATCAGTCCAGAATATCAACCGACTTCCAGAACGTCCTCCAAGAGTTCCAGGACATCCAGAGGAAGGCGCTCGAGAAACAGCGGGCATCCGTCACAGCTGCGCGCGCGGTATCGGAGGGCGAGGGGGCCGACGCATCGGCCGGAAGCGACGGTCGGCTCGAGCtacagcaacagcagcagcagcaggaggtcAGCCGCCTGGCATCACAAGATGAAGTGGATTTCCAGGAAGCGCTCATCGTCGAGCGCGAAGAGGAGATCCGGAACATTGAGCAGGGCGTTGGCGACCTGAACGTACTGTTTAGACAGGTAGCGCAGATTGTGACGGAACAAGGGGAGCAACTTACATCGATTGCGGACAACGTAGAAGACGTGCGCGACGACACTCGCGGCGCGCAGGTCGAGCTCCGACAGGCGGCAAGACACCAAAAAGCAGCACGCAACAAGGGGTGCTGCCTGATGCTGATTCTGGCCGTCATCCTCACCATCATCATTCTAGCAATCGTATTGGATTAG
- a CDS encoding Gamma-glutamyltranspeptidase translates to MKPSSSHSTWRCYASLLLLAELRSTSAATVPQFVFNPHAGSSGAVASEAVECSKIGRDLIARGGNAVDALVGTTFCVGTVGMYHSGIGGGGFVVVRDAYGNYESVDFRESAPAAAFQDMYKGNIEGSVYGGLAVGVPSEVRGLEYIHKKYGVLPWKAVVTPAAQLATTGFRVSEDLVRYMANAINGQYNFLVEDPVWAEEFAPNGKLLQLGDTIYRKRYGAHTSTLAKIAEEGPDAFYSGPIAESIIATVRATNGSLTLDDLSSYKVVTRPSLSISYRGHRLVSVGSPASGAVCLNTLKIMEQFDPSESADTHLGVHRFDEALRFAYGARSLLGDPDFVDGIGPFEDTLIDEATAKDIRHRILDNQTQPVDRYDPHGMYASEGFGTSHIVTADKSGMATSLTTTVNLLFGAQIMDPLSGVILNNEMNDFSIPGVRNAFGFEPSPANFVRANKRPLSSITPVIVEHPDGTLYATVGAAGGSRIISSTAQVAWHVLEHGRTMKQALREPRLHDQLMPNTVTFEYAFDNDTVASMIEKGHDVTWVPEGRSAVQGIIFDGGVFEAASEPRQKNSGAFTV, encoded by the exons ATGA AACCGTCGTCCTCCCACTCGACATGGCGCTGCTATGCCTCCCTGCTATTGCTGGCCGAGCTCCGctcaacctcggccgcgacggTGCCGCAGTTCGTCTTCAACCCGCACGCCGGCAGCTCGGGCGCCGTCGCGAGCGAGGCCGTGGAATGTAGCAAGATAGGCCGTGACCTGATTGCGCGCGGC GGAAACGCCGTTGACGCGCTTGTCGGTACGACCTTCTGTGTCGGCACCGTGGGCATGTACCACTCGGGcatcggtggcggcggcttcgtgGTGGTAAGAGACGCCTATGGGAACTACGAGTCCGTCGACTTTAGGgagtcggcgccggccgcggcgttCCAGGACATGTACAAGGGCAACATCGAGGGCAGCGTCTacggcggcctggccgtcggcgtgcCGAGCGAGGTCCGTGGGTTGGAATACATTCACAAGAAGTACGGC GTCTTGCCTTGGAAGGCCGTAGTCACCCCGGCCGCGCAACTGGCGACAACAGGCTTTAGAGTCTCTGAGGACTTGGTGCGATACATGGCCAACGCCATCAATGGACAGTACAacttcctcgtcgaggaccctGTCTGGGCGGAAGAGTTTGCCCCGAACG GTAAACTTCTTCAACTCGGTGACACAATATACCGCAAAAGATACGGGGC CCATACCAGCACCCTTGCCAAGATCGCGGAGGAAGGCCCCGACGCGTTCTACTCTGGCCCCATCGCCGAGTCCATAATCGCCACCGTCCGCGCCACAAACGGCTCTCtcaccctcgacgacctgtCGTCTTACAAGGTCGTCACGCGGCCCTCCTTATCCATCTCCTACCGTGGCCACCGTCTCGTCTCCGTCGGCTCCCCCGCCAGCGGCGCCGTGTGCCTCAACACCCTCAAGATCATGGAGCAGTTCGACCCCTCCGAGAGCGCCGACACCCACCTCGGCGTCCACCgcttcgacgaggccctGCGCTTCGCCTACGGCGCGAGgtccctcctcggcgacccggacttcgtcgacggcatcggcccCTTCGAGGACAccctcatcgacgaggccaccGCCAAGGACATCCGACACAGGATCCTGGACAACCAGACGCAGCCGGTCGACCGGTACGACCCCCACGGGATGTACGCGAGCGAAGGGTTCGGCACCTCGCACATCGTAACGGCGGACAAGTCGGGCATGGCCACGTCTTTGACCACGACCGTGAATCTCCTCTTTGGCGCCCAGATCATGGACCCCCTGTCTGGCGTGATCCT CAACAACGAGATGAACGACTTCTCCATCCCCGGCGTCCGAAACGCCTTCGGCTTCGAGCCGTCCCCCGCCAACTTCGTCCGCGCCAACAAGCGgcccctctcctccatcacccccgtcatcgtcgagcacCCGGACGGCACCCTCTACGCCACCGTTGGCGCCGCAGGCGGCTCTCGCATCATCAGCTCCACTGCCCAGGTCGCCTGGCACGTCCTCGAGCACGGCCGGACCATGAAGCAGGCCCTTCGCGAACCGCGCCTGCACGACCAGCTCATGCCCAACACCGTCACCTTCGAATACGCCTTCGACAACGACACCGTCGCCAGCATGATCGAGAAGGGCCACGACGTCACGTGGGTGCCCGAGGGCCGTAGTGCCGTGCAGGGCATCAtcttcgacggcggcgtgtTCGAGGCGGCGAGCGAGCCGCGGCAGAAGAACAGTGGCGCGTTCACGGTTTGA
- a CDS encoding Inner membrane protein COX18: MASLRAARCAFAPGLRQPLGFSAASSLSRSASLRPTLSSMAPVVSQRPRGVRNLAMGAYVESSIHATGNALIWLNSLHPTGHWGTTIIFAAFAVAIVRTPLQMIAKHILNKQTEITPMLNAWRFQIRSSNRLKETLQMARTRKRILKDRGYQDWKAWAPVLGIPFWFLMSETLRRLCGAHGGWLSLLSPNRQKTTVPATDAAASVSEQASAALSSPAEAVSNGLQSLSSTVEAGMANGGMLWFTDLTVADTTMLLPGMLMLTMGYTVFPKQEEMRKLVFDFGDFQAYMTSGLKWRIRLQRALLVSALIVPTLCSNLPAGLFVYWISSMVFGQVSSRVVDRVLPRPDTIKPCGKTERFLIESKQTKYRRAHERGRGTK; this comes from the coding sequence ATGGCTTCCCTCAGAGCGGCACGTTGCGCTTTCGCACCCGGCTTGCGCCAACCTCTGGGCTTCTCAGCAGCAAGCTCGCTCTCACGCTCTGCCTCTCTCCGCCCTACTCTGagctcgatggcgccggtgGTGTCCCAGAGGCCGAGAGGTGTTAGAAATCTAGCAATGGGCGCCTACGTCGAGAGCAGCATCCACGCGACCGGAAATGCTCTCATCTGGCTAAACTCCCTCCACCCTACTGGACATTGGGGCACCACAATCATTTTCGCAGCCTTTGCCGTCGCCATTGTCAGAACACCACTTCAGATGATCGCCAAGCATATCCTCAACAAACAGACCGAAATCACACCCATGCTCAACGCCTGGAGGTTTCAAATTCGCTCCAGCAATCGCTTGAAGGAAACTCTGCAAATGGCCCGGACTCGGAAAAGAATCCTCAAGGATCGGGGATACCAGGACTGGAAGGCCTGGGCCCCGGTGCTTGGAATACCCTTCTGGTTCCTCATGTCTGAAACCCTGAGGCGGCTCTGTGGTGCCCATGGCGGCTGGCTGTCCTTGCTGTCGCCCAACCGCCAGAAGACCACCGTGCCCGCCACGGATGCAGCTGCTTCTGTCTCGGAGCAGGCGTCAGCAGCTCTGTCGTCGCCTGCCGAAGCTGTTTCAAACGGCCTCCAGTCTCTCAGCTCGACCGTGGAGGCCGGTATGGCAAATGGCGGCATGCTATGGTTCACCGATCTCACGGTGGCCGATACCACAATGCTCCTACCTGGGATGCTGATGTTGACCATGGGCTATACTGTTTTCCCGAAACAAGAGGAAATGAGAAAGCTTGTTTTCGATTTCGGAGACTTCCAGGCATACATGACTTCCGGCCTGAAATGGAGAATTCGCCTTCAAAGGGCTCTCCTCGTGTCGGCGCTAATTGTGCCCACACTCTGTAGCAACTTGCCCGCAGGCTTGTTTGTTTACTGGATCTCGTCCATGGTCTTCGGTCAGGTCTCCTCCAGAGTGGTAGACAGAGTGCTTCCTAGGCCTGACACCATCAAACCCTGCGGGAAAACAGAGCGCTTCCTCATAGAGTCAAAACAAACCAAGTATAGACGTGCACACGAACGTGGACGGGGCACAAAATAG